Below is a genomic region from Myxococcus fulvus.
CCTTGCCGCGGGGACGTGTGATGTGGCGACGGGACGGTGCTCGCCGCCGATGCCCGTTGTGGATGGCACGGCTTGCGATGACGGCAATGCGTGCACGCGAAGCGATACGTGCCGGTCCGGTGCATGTACGGGCTCGAACCCCGTGGTGTGCGTGGCGGGCGATGCATGCCACACGGCGGGGACGTGTGATGCCTCGACGGGACAGTGCTCGCCTCCGGTGCCTGCCGAGGACGGAAGCTCTTGTGACGATGGCAATGCGTGCACCCAGCTCGATACCTGTCGGGCGGGTGCTTGTACGGGAGCGAATCCCGTGGTGTGCGCGACCGGGGATGCATGTCACACGGCGGGGACCTGTGATGGGTCCACCGGCCAGTGCTCGCCTCCTGTTCCCGTCGTGGACGGCACCTCGTGTGACGATGGCAACGCCTGTACGCGAATCGACTCGTGTCAGGCAGGCGCCTGCGCGGGAGCCGCGCCCGTCATCTGCGGCGCGAGTGATTCCTGTCACGAGGCGGGAGTCTGCAACCCGTTGACGGGGAGCTGCTCGAACCCGGAGCGAGAGGATGGCGCCGAGTGCGCTGGCGGCTCTTGCCAGTCTGGCGTGTGCATCCCCGTGCCGGACGCGGGCTCCGAGGACGCTGGCGTGCCGGATGCCGGTGGTGACGAAGACGCGGGGACACCGGACGCGAGCAGTGCGCCGGATGCAGGTGACGAAGACGCGGGGACACCGGACGCGAGCAGTGAACCGGATGCAGGTGCGGATGACGCGGGCATCGGGCCGGACGCAGGCGCGCCGGATTCGGGTGCAGATGACGCGGGAGCAACCGACGCCGGTGGCGACACGGACGCAGGCATCGCACCCGATGCGGGCCACGTGGACGCGGACGGTGACGGACAGACCAGTGGTGACGCGGGCACCCAGGACGGCGGACCCGGGGGCCCGTTCGTTCCCGCTCCCGAGGAACCGCTCGGGTGCGGCTGTGGATCGTCCTCGGACTCGTCGAATCTGGGCCTGTTGACGCTCCTGGCGGGCGCGGTGCTGTTGCGCGCCTCACGCCGACGTCACATCTGACAGGCCCTCACGAGCGCACCACGGACCCGGGAGTGGAGGCTTCCACCTCCACGCTCGAGTCCACCCGGTACGTCTCGAACCTCTTCCCGCCCGGAAGACCCCTCCGGGCGTCACGCGCGTGCGCTACTTCCGCGCGCTGCGGTACTGCTCCATGTACGCCCGCGCCTGCGCGAGCTTCGCCTCGACGAACCGGTCATCCTCATCCGGCTCCGGAGGCTTGGACGGCACCGCGGCGGCGTCCCCACCGAAATCCACGGCCGCGGCCAGCAGGTTGCGCGCGGTGTTGCCACCCCCGAGCATCCGCGCCAGCAAGCCCGTCTCCACGTCCAGCCAGCGAGCGGCCTGCCGCATCACATCCAGCACCTCGCCCTCCACGGCCTTGGAGGGACGGCCCGGGCCCGCGACGCACGTGCGCGCGTAGCTGTGCTCCCGGTCCACGAAGATGCCCAGCGTGCGCTCACGGAAGTCCTGGGAGATGGCCTGCGCCATGGCGTCGAGCTGCTCCTCCAGGAAGGGCTGCTCGGACTTGCGCGCCTTGCGACCGGGGGCGGGAGGCAGGGCCACCTCCGCGGCGTGCCAGCCCGCATCGGCCAGCCCGTCCGGGGGCGTTTCCACCCACTTCACCTCCGGCGTGGGGAGGTCCACCGCCTCGCAGACACGCTTGAGCGTCTGACGCAGTGCGGTGAGGTTGCCTTCGACGTCGGCGAGAAACAGAAGGAGTCGGCGGTGGGGCAAAATGGGGGTTCCTTTCCTGGCCCGGTGAAAGCCCGCGAGCCGCACGAGAATTTCCCGTGTCGCGCGAGCCTGCCTGCCCCCCAGCCGACAGAGGGCAGGCCTCCAGGGGCCCGGAAGGGAGCCTACAGCGGGATGTTCCCGTGCTTGCGCGGCGGGTTCTCCTGCCGCTTGTCCTTCAACATCTCCAGCGCCCGGATGACCTTGGCCCGCGTCTCCTCGGGGCGGATGACCTCGTCGATGTAGCCCAGCTCCGCCGCCTTGAACGGGTTGGCGAACTTCTCGCGGTAGTCGTTCACCAGCTTCGTGCGCTCGGCCGCGGCGTCCTGCGCCTTGTTCAGCTCGTTGCGGAAGATGATGTTGACCGCGCCCTCGGGGCCCATGACCGCGATTTCGGCGGTGGGGTAGGCGTAGTTGATGTCCGCGCGGATGTGCTTGGACGCCATCACGTCGTACGCGCCGCCGTAGGCCTTGCGGGTGATGAGGGTGATTTTGGGGACGGTGGCCTCGGCGAAGGCGTACAGCAGCTTGGCGCCGTGGGTGATGATGCCGCCCCACTCCTGGTCGGTGCCGGGCAGGAAACCGGGCACGTCCACCAGGGTGAGCAGGGGGATGTTGAAGCAGTCGCAGAAGCGCACGAAGCGCGCGGCCTTCACGCTGGCGTCGATGTCCAGCACGCCGGCGAGCACCGCGGGCTGGTTGGCGACGATGCCCACGCTCTTGCCGTTCATGCGCGCGAAGCCCACGACGATGTTGCGCGCGTAGTGCTCCTGCACCTCGAAGAAGTGCTTGTTGTCGACGACGGCCTTGATGATGTCCTTGATGTCGTAGGGCTTGTTGGGGTTGCTCGGGACAATCGTCTTGAGCGACTCCTCGGCCCGGAACGGGTCGTCATCACACGGCTGGACGGGCGGGTCCTCCTGGTTGTTGGAGGGCAGGAACGACAACAGCTCGCGCGTCATGACGATGGCGGCCTGCTCGTTCTCCGCGGCGAAGTGCGCCACGCCGGACTTCTGGTTGTGCGTCAGCGCGCCGCCCAGGGACTCCTTCGACACCTCCTCGTGCGTCACCGTCTTGATGACGTCCGGGCCGGTGATGAACATGTACGAGGTGTCCTTCACCATCATGATGAAGTCCGTGATGGCGGGCGAGTACACCGCGCCGCCCGCGCACGGACCCATGATGAGTGAAATCTGGGGCACGACGCCGGAGGCCAGCGTGTTGCGCAGGAAGATGTCCGCGTAGCCGGCGAGGCTCTCCACGCCCTCCTGGATGCGCGCGCCGCCCGAGTCGTTCAGGCCGATGACGGGCGCGCCCACGCGGGTGGCCATGTCCATGATCTTGCAGATCTTCTGGGCATAGGCGCCGGACAGCGAGCCGCCGAAGACGGTGAAGTCCTGGGCGAAGACGAACACCTGGCGGCCCTCGACGGTGCCGTAGCCGGTGACGACGCCGTCGCCCGGAATCTTCTTGTCGCCCATGCCGAAGTCGGTGGAGCGATGGGTGACGAACTTGTCCAGCTCGCAGAAGGAGCCGGGGTCGAGGAGCAGGTCGATGCGCTCGCGAGCGGTGAGCTTGCCGGCCTCGTGCTGTTTGGCGATGCGGTCCGCACCGCCGCCCAGCTCGGCCTGCTTCTCCATCTGCTGGAGGCGTGCGCGGAGGGGGTCCTTCTCGGTGGTCTCGTCCATGGGCCCGCGCTCTAGCACGATTGGGGCGCTCGCGCGCTGCCCGCCTTCGCTCAGGCGGCGCGTCGGGCGGGGTCGTCCTTTACCGGGCCCATCAGGACGGGGAGCAGCGCGTCCACTGCCAACAAGTCCAGGCCGTAGCGCTGGCGGACCTCCTCCAGGGGGCATGCCCACAGCTCGCGCCAGGGGGCCCCGAACACGGGGCGTGCGCGGCGTCCCAGCACCCAGCCCCGGGCGAGCGCCTGGACGCGGGCGTCGCGCTCGTGGAAGGCGTAGAGCAGGGTGTTGGCGAGCCCACCGGTGAGGATGCCGAGCGCGAAGGGGGTGCCCACCTGCGCCAGGCTGAAGGCCTGGACGCCCAGCTCTCCGGCCACGTC
It encodes:
- a CDS encoding acyl-CoA carboxylase subunit beta, which produces MDETTEKDPLRARLQQMEKQAELGGGADRIAKQHEAGKLTARERIDLLLDPGSFCELDKFVTHRSTDFGMGDKKIPGDGVVTGYGTVEGRQVFVFAQDFTVFGGSLSGAYAQKICKIMDMATRVGAPVIGLNDSGGARIQEGVESLAGYADIFLRNTLASGVVPQISLIMGPCAGGAVYSPAITDFIMMVKDTSYMFITGPDVIKTVTHEEVSKESLGGALTHNQKSGVAHFAAENEQAAIVMTRELLSFLPSNNQEDPPVQPCDDDPFRAEESLKTIVPSNPNKPYDIKDIIKAVVDNKHFFEVQEHYARNIVVGFARMNGKSVGIVANQPAVLAGVLDIDASVKAARFVRFCDCFNIPLLTLVDVPGFLPGTDQEWGGIITHGAKLLYAFAEATVPKITLITRKAYGGAYDVMASKHIRADINYAYPTAEIAVMGPEGAVNIIFRNELNKAQDAAAERTKLVNDYREKFANPFKAAELGYIDEVIRPEETRAKVIRALEMLKDKRQENPPRKHGNIPL